TACCCATGGGCAGGTTGAAGCTGTGGTAACACACAGTGGAGGACCGAACCGGTTGACGTTGAAAAGTCTTCGGATGACCTGTGGGTAGGGGTGAAAGGCCAATCAAACTCGGAAATAGCTCGTACTCCCCGAAATGCATTTAGGTGCAGCGTTAGTTATAAAGTTATACAGAGGTAGAGCTACTGATTGGATGCGGGGGCTTCACCGCCTACCAATTCCTGACAAACTCCGAATGCTGTATAATGTTCACTAACAGTGAGGGCTTGGGTGCTAAGGTCCAAGTCCGAGAGGGAAAGAACCCAGACCATCAGCTAAGGTCCCCAAATATATGCTAAGTTGAAAGAACGAGGTTTGTCTGCCCAGACAGCTAGGATGTTGGCTTGGAAGCAGCCATTCATTTAAAGAGTGCGTAACAGCTCACTAGTCGAGCGGACGAGCATGGATAATAATCGGGCATAAGCATATTACCGAAGCTATGGATTTGCAGGCAACTGCAAGTGGTAGGGGAGCATTCTGACAGGGCAGAAGGTATCTCGTAAGGGGTGCTGGACCGGTCAGAAAAGAAAATGTAGGCATAAGTAACGATAATGCGGGCGAGAAACCCGCACACCGAAAAACTAAGGTTTCCACAGCTATGCTAATCAGCTGTGGGTTAGTCTGGTCCTAAGGCGAACCCGAAAGGGACAGTCGATGGCCGACGGGTTAATATTCCCGTACTACTGATTACTGTGATGGGGTGACGGAGTGATGAAAGCGCCGCGGACTGACGGAATAGTTCGTTGAAGTACCTAGCTATAGGTCCTGCAGTCAAATGCGCAGGAACTGGCGAAATACGATAGTACTCGGAGTCTCCGGACAAAGAGATAGTGCGCCTAAGGGCTTCCAAGAAAAACCTCTAAACTTCAGGTAATCAGTACCAGTACCGTAAACCGACACAGGTAGTTGAGGAGAGAATCCTAAGGTGCTCGAGAGATTCATGGCTAAGGAATTAGGCAAAATAGACCTGTAACTTCGGGAGAAAGGTCGCCCCGAGCAATCGGGGCCGCAGTGAAAAGGTCCAGGCGACTGTTTATCAAAAACACAGGGCTCTGCAAAATCGCAAGATGACGTATAGGGCCTGACACCTGCCCGGTGCTGGAAGGTTAAGAGGAGATGTTATCTTCGGAGAAGCATTGAATTGAAGCCCCAGTAAACGGCGGCCGTAACTATAACGGTCCTAAGGTAGCGAAATTCCTTGTCGGGTAAGTTCCGACCTGCACGAATGGTGTAACGATCTGGACACTGTCTCAGCCATGAGCTCGGTGAAATTGTAGTAACGGTGAAGATGCCGTTTACCCGCAGTGGGACGAAAAGACCCTGTGCACCTTTACTATAGCTTAGTATTGACCTTGGATAAATGATGTGTAGGATAGGTTGGAGACTTTGAAGGGGCGTCGCCAGGCGTTCTGGAGTCATTGTTGAAATACAACCCTTTGTTTATCTGAGGCCTAACCCCGCGGTGCGGGGGACAGTGCTTGGTGGGTAGTTTGACTGGGGTGGTCGCCTCCAAAAGAGTAACGGAGGCTTCTAAAGGTTCCCTCAGTACGCTTGGTAACCGTGCGAAGAGTGCAATGGCATAAGGGAGCTTGACTGAGAGACATACAGGTCGATCAGGTACGAAAGTAGAGCATAGTGATCCGGTGGTTCCGCATGGAAGGGCCATCGCTCAAAGGATAAAAGGTACGCCGGGGATAACAGGCTGATCTCCCCCAAGAGCTCATATCGACGGGGGGGTTTGGCACCTCGATGTCGGCTCGTCACATCCTGGGGCTGGAGAAGGTCCCAAGGGTTGGGCTGTTCGCCCATTAAAGTGGCACGCGAGCTGGGTTCAGAACGTCGTGAGACAGTTCGGTCTCTATCTACTGCGGGCGTTAGAAATTTGAGTGGATCTGATTCTAGTACGAGAGGACCGAATTGGACAAACCGCTGGTGTATCTGTTGTCCCGCCAGGGGCACCGCAGAGTAGCTACGTTTGGAAGGGATAAGCGCTGAAAGCATATAAGCGCGAAACCCACCACAAGATGAGATTTCTTTTAAGGATCGTGGAAGATGACCACGTTGATAGGCTATAGATGTAAAGGCAGTAATGTCATAGTCGAGTAGTACTAATAATCCGTAAGCTTATGCACACCCTTTTCCTCCCGGGCAGCCGGGAGGAGAGAACTTTCTAAAATAAGTCTTATTTGTTTCTTTATCCCAGTATGTTAAAATATCAGCCCGTCGCGGGCAGTCTTTAAATCGAAAGATTAAAGTAAAAAGCCGAAAGACTTTTAAACTTTATGACTTCCGGCTTTAGACTAACAGCCTTAAGGTGGTTATTGCGGCGGGGCTCACCTCTTCCCATCCCGAACAGAGAAGTTAAGCCCGCCTGCGCAGATGGTACTGCATATTGTGGGAGAGTATGTCGCCGCCTTTCTTTTTAAAACCCTGTTTTTGTAAAACGGGGTTTTTTATTCTTTTTTGCTTATATAAGCATAAGGTACCTTAGCTCAGATGGTAGAGCAATGGACTGAAAATCCATGTGTCCCTGGTTCGATCCCTGGAGGTACCACTTAATGCTCGGATGGTGAAATTGGTAGACACGCTGGACTTAAAATCCAGTGAACAGCAATGTTCGTGCGGGTTCAAGTCCCGCTCTGAGTACTAAAACTTCAATTGGCTAAAGCTAATTGGAGTTTTTTTTTGGAGCTTATTAAAAAAAATAATATTTTACAGATTATCTTTATAATCTATCTACAGTAAAATATATTTATTTGATATTTTAAATCCTGAGAATCCCAGTTTGATACAATTCTAGAATAAATTCCCAATCTTACCACTTATAATTGTAATATATTGTATCTGTATTACTTCTTCAATAATTATGCTGCTTGATAGTGTAATAGTTTCCAAATACACATTTTTAGAATAATTACATGTCTGCTTATTTCCCTTACAAAAATAAGTCTATTTAGAAAGCCTTGTTTTATAATAAGAGTAAAAATATAAAAACGTAGTATCGTTAAGAATTAGAGATTAAAATCGCAATAGTCTAAATAGTTTTACTTGAAATAAAATAAAATTTTAAGAAAATTCAGCTTGTATTTTTTAACTTAGCTAGCATTCAAAAAAAATTATTTTGTAATTCATAAAACAGCATAGATTATGAGTGAGAGTACACAAAATCCAAAAGTTGATTTTTATTTTGATAAAGCTGGAAAATGGCAGAAAGAATTAGAGCAATTAAGGGTAATTGCTTTAGATTGCCAGCTTACTGAAGAATTGAAATGGGGAACCCCTTGTTATACTTTAGGTGATCGTAATATTCTTTTAATACATGCTTTTAAAGAATATTGCGCTTTTTTATTTTTTAAAGGCGCTTTGTTGAAAGATACAGATGGAATCTTAATTCAGCAATCAGAAAATGTTCAAGCTGCACGGCAGATACGATTTACTAGTTTAGAAGAAATCGTTGATTTAAAAACGATTTTGAAAACTTATATTTATCAAGCTATAGAAGTCGAGAAAGCTGGTTTGAAAGTTGAATTAAAAAAGACTACTGAATTTGCGGTTTCAGAGGAATTTCAAAATAAACTAAATGAAATGCCAGATCTCAAAAAAGCATTTGATGGACTAACTCCTGGTCGGCAGAGAGCTTATCTTCTGCATTTCTCTCAACCTAAACAATCCAAAACTAGAGAGAGT
This is a stretch of genomic DNA from Flavobacterium endoglycinae. It encodes these proteins:
- a CDS encoding YdeI/OmpD-associated family protein, producing the protein MSESTQNPKVDFYFDKAGKWQKELEQLRVIALDCQLTEELKWGTPCYTLGDRNILLIHAFKEYCAFLFFKGALLKDTDGILIQQSENVQAARQIRFTSLEEIVDLKTILKTYIYQAIEVEKAGLKVELKKTTEFAVSEEFQNKLNEMPDLKKAFDGLTPGRQRAYLLHFSQPKQSKTRESRVEKNIPNILKGKGLND